One Salvia splendens isolate huo1 chromosome 1, SspV2, whole genome shotgun sequence genomic window, cctctgtatcgtgaccaaaatttagcatgttttgaggtcgggtgaatttaaagtgatttttacaaaacgatcgcgcaattctgccagatttctgccttgattaaatgacacttagtttcaagtttaaaagtgttatttgatgcatgtatgtgcaaggaacgtgtttaaatgttgaaatcacttgtgataagttgaaaggtgttacgtgtgttttatacccttgtgatgcatgttgggttttgggattgaggagaacgatgagagagaaacaataggacatgcatagtgatatgttgttgtgtgagactgacttgtgtagtcgttgacaagggtgttgtgttttcgtgaactcgagaatcgagagttgctaggttgggttgtgattttgctaagagaacgaggtgggctttcctttcaaacctctttatttttctgaaaaatactatgtggagatacaagggtggtttaactgttatgtcatgccatggactgtttttgttatgagattgtgtgcctgatgcctagttcgtatgagtttactccgttaggctatatggctgttttgtgaaacgaattcgggtccgagtagggccgtaaaccctatcgggctgtgtacactggtgggatcgtgagccgtccttgcaagtcggccggtctcgtgggcgaatagtgtggccacactttcgtcgcactgtggttgtgacTGTTGGATTgttgtgaaaagtggggagattatttgactggccagtctatgaaacttttttgtgttctcgtgatattttctttaatgcgtataaaactcgagatcactggtatgaatgacataacttgataaatgttttcggcatgagcccattgagtacaacaagtactcagccctgcattttcttttaaaaattttgcaggttgagcgggatgttgcggtggatgttgagctggctagagaccttaggatacgttgtgtcgtcatacataggcgtgatccttgactctccttgaaccttatttatccgctgctatgttttaatttatgtcttaagaccgtaagcttttcgttttggtgttgggacatgtatggtggtgttaggatttaaacgtgcatctacgttgtcttttgaaaatggtattctccgaatttaagttaagtgcttgttctactttagtttttagttattatatttcttaagtctaatttttccctttgtctttttaaaagtattttatcttatgtcttttcaaaaaaaatataaccttaaaatctttaaactaagttgtctTCCATTCTTCAAATCAATTAAGttattctttttaaattgtaatccatgcatgtcggtcacgatcgccgcgtttgtggtaccccttgtatgggcggtcgtgacagagtggtatcagagctttgttctttcgctctggtccgagagtcttctttcactttaagtctaagttagtgaacccttatttgactagaagtgtcatgaaggctcaacatccaaagcatcacgctcaaccgatgaaagtgaggtatgtttaaatTGTTGGAAGTATGGAAGAGTAGTGCATGaaaatgtatgatgatatgatatgacgttgacaagtttatgcatgtgaatgaatgatatgcatgaggatgagttgtaatggaatGGTTATACGAGCATGATTGGCATAATACCTTGAGCATGTGCTATGTTTAtgattatgatgttgtaatagcatgaTTTCGTGGAGTACAAGTATGATTGACATGATAATTGAGACTTGTATTGTATGTGCAAAGGTGATATCGATATGGCATGAATACTTGTGAGTATGAACTAAGTGATGTTGCTAAATGTGTTTTATGCGCGAAAATACTACAACGATAGCATGCAAAGATATGAAACGTTAAGACAACGACAAACTTTCGAACTACGCGACAAACTTAAGAACTTTTTCGAACAAACAATAATGCTTTTGGGTTTTAAAAGAAACTTTCGTCTTCACATAGATGGTGCGAACGAAACGAACCGCGCTTAAGAGCAGTCAGTATAGTGCCAGAATGCGACAAGCGATATACGATTACGACCActatgagagagaggaaggcaaGGCCTTGAGAGAGGTTGTGGCCCGTTTTGAGACCCTATGGCGAGATGTCTGCGGGTACCATGTAACGGCCTATGGTGGCATAAGAAGACTAATTAAGTTGATGCCCGACAATTGGGAGTCTTGGATGGAAACAACAGCCAGTCGGTTCACGTGGTACGAACCAAGAAACCAGATGATGGCTGGCGACATGAAAGGTTTCCTAAAGGCCTTAACCTgtgctttgattgactcacgttccgagcgaccaccatcgacagagaaagaagaagatgaaaccGTTTGGGAAGACAAAGATGTGATCGAGGTTAAACCAACGGCAGTAAGAGAAGCCGTACCACAAGGAGGCATGGTCCCAGGTTTCGAAGATGACTACGTGGATGTTAACACGGATGATAGTATGGATAACGAAGAATATTTCCGTATGCTTGAGGAGTACCAcgtagaagaggaagaggacccggaagaggaagaagacccggaagaggatATTAGCACTAGATAGATGTGtgatgttgttttcttttccttaagTTGTTAAGACAGTGGAAGTAGCACCTTTTTGTTTTCCGAACAAATGCTTTTGTTTTCCTTTCCACGTTATTTATGGAAGTTTCCCTTTTCACGTGCTTTTAAGTAATTGTGTTTTATCGTATCGTACGCGTGCATGAAAGCGATGATGTTTTAATAACGATGTACTCACAACGGTACTAACCTGTGTTTTAGATCAACATGCCCCCGAGACGTAGACGTGGTCCGCGTGTGGAGAACAATGTGGGGGAGCAGACAAAAGGAAGTGTCGGCAatccacccccgcctccaccaccacctctaccccaaccaaacgaAAGGGAGTATATCAAAGCCTTTCGCAAAGAGAACCCACCCAAATTCGACGGGTTGGGAGAGCCCCCGAAGGCGGAGGCATGGGTGCGCGATATTGAGCGTATCTTTGAGTTCATGGGATGCACGGACAGAGAACGCCTGGCCTGCGTGACTTATCAGCTGACAGGACCCgctgacttttggtgggaaacAAAGAAGAGAACCATGGACCCCGCTCGCCGTGAGGCGCTTACTTGGGAGGATTTTAAGGAAGAGGTGTACAACAAGTATGTTCCGGAAAGTTATCGGCGGGCGAAGGTAGTAGAGTTCCACACGTTGAAGCAAGGAAGTATGACGGTCACAGAGTACGACCGCGCCCTATGTGAGATGACGCGTTATGCGCCAGAGTTGGTGGAtacagacgagaagatggctgCGAAGTTCCGTTCCGGCCTTAGGACAGAGATAAGGGTCGCGGTGGCTAGTCGGaggggaattccttattccgAGGTGTTGGGCTGTGCCTTAGATGTCGAGGAAGCACTGCCCAAGAGTGAGAGGACAACAAACCCTACCCCATCTGCACCCCAAGCGAACTTTAGAGACAAAAGGAAATGGGAGGGaaaccgagctccttttgacaacaagaggcgtTTCTCCACTTTTCGGCAACCG contains:
- the LOC121759486 gene encoding uncharacterized protein LOC121759486: MPPRRRRGPRVENNVGEQTKGSVGNPPPPPPPPLPQPNEREYIKAFRKENPPKFDGLGEPPKAEAWVRDIERIFEFMGCTDRERLACVTYQLTGPADFWWETKKRTMDPARREALTWEDFKEEVYNKYVPESYRRAKVVEFHTLKQGSMTVTEYDRALCEMTRYAPELVDTDEKMAAKFRSGLRTEIRVAVASRRGIPYSEVLGCALDVEEALPKSERTTNPTPSAPQANFRDKRKWEGNRAPFDNKRRFSTFRQPQNHGRQIVPQQRGNPQRTSYCNRCSKHHVGECRVGGIRCYACGGNGHMSRECPNNNKGGVKNGQGQRPPQQPQPIRQVAPQQARAYALKGNQGQGPQASKGKENLAV